The Erythrobacter litoralis HTCC2594 nucleotide sequence GGAGAACAGCTCCGATGCCGGAAATCTGTGGCGCAGGTAGGGCGAGAATCGCCTGTCGTCAACCTTCTGTGCGCAGGTCGGTGAGCTTGCGCTCCCATTGCAGCGCATGGTCGATGATCGTGTCGAGATCGTCATATTGCGGCTGCCACGGCACGGTGGCGCGAATACGCGTAGGATCGGAAATCAGCGAGGCCGGATCGCCCGCACGGCGCGGCGACATGACGCGCTCGATCGCCTTGTTGGTCACCCGGTCGACCGCGTCGAGGACTTCGAGCACGGAGAATCCGCGCCCATAGCCGCAATTCATGGTGAGCGAGCGCTTCGGCTGCTCGATCAAGGCATCGAGCGCGTGCAGATGCGCAGCCGCCAGGTCGCTGACATGGATATAATCGCGCACGCCGGTGCCGTCGGGCGTGTCGTAATCGGTCCCGAACACCGCCACGCTGTCACGCTTGCCCAGCGCCGCTTCGACCGCGACCTTGATCAGATGTGTTGCGCCTGCCGTCGATTGCCCGGTGCGCGCCTGAGGGTCGGCGCCCGCGACGTTGAAATAGCGCAGGGTGCAATAGTTGATCGCATGGGCAAAGGCGGTATCTGCCAGCATCTGCTCGGTCATAAGCTTGGACCAGCCATAGGGGTTGATCGGCTGCTTGGGCGTGTCCTCGGTAACAGGCGACACGTTCGGCACGCCATAGGTCGCAGCGGTCGAGCTGAAGATGAAGTGCCTCACCCCGGCCTTGACCGCAGCCTCTATCAGCGCGCGGCTCTTGACCGTATTGTTGTGATAATAGCCAAGCGGGTCCTCGACCGAGTCCGGGACGACTATGGACCCGGCAAAATGCATGACCGCGCCAATCTTCTCTTCGGCGAAGATGTTGGCCAAAAGCTCCGCATCCTGGATATCGCCTTGGTAGAACGGCACATCTTCGGGCACGGCGAAGCGAAAGCCGGTGGTGAGGTTGTCGATCACTGCAACCTTGCGTCCCGCGTCGCGGAGCGCCAGCACGGCGTGGCTGCCGATATACCCGGCGCCGCCGGTGACGAGGACAGGAATTTCCTTGGGGTCGGTCATGCCTCGGCCTGTATCAGCAATGCCGAAGAATGTGGTTAACGACAGCAAAGCTTTCGCCAGCAAATCGCGAGGCACTGGCCGACGTTGCGACGCTGCGCTAGTGTTCCACGCAATTGGAGACACCTTATGCGTTTGAAATTGCTTGCAGCCTTCGCCCCGCTCAGCCTTGCCGCCTGCGTCACACCGCCTGGCGATGTCGAGGTCACCCGCTTCGTCGCAGCCGATACCGGCAGCCGCCTCGGCACCGGGACGATATTCGTGGAAACCGCGGCAGGCACCGACGGGCAAGCGCTCGAACTCGCTCCCTACAAGGCCGCCGTCGCGCGCGAGCTTGCCGCGCTCGGCTATCGCGAAGCGGCACGCAACCAGGCGAACCAGATCGCGCAGGTCAGTATCGATCGCGGTGTGCTGGATGCGGGCGACCGGCGCGGCCCAGTCAGCGTCGGGGTCGGCGGATCGACCGGCAGCTACGGCTCGGGCGTGGGGCTCGGCGTCGGCGTCAACCTCGGCGGCGGACGCAAGGAAGAAATCGCGACCCGGCTCGAAGTCAGGATCCGCGACAAGGCCAATGAGGCTGTCTTGTGGGAGGGGCGCGCATTATTCGATGTTGCAACATCGTCGATCCTCGCAGATAGCGCCCAGAACGCGAGCGTGATGGCCGAAGCGCTGTTCCGCTCCTTCCCCGGCAATAGCGGCGAGACCGTGCTGGTCCCTGTGCAGCGATCCAATCCCGACGAGTGAGTGCATGAGCGACATCGCAATCGACGCCAATTTCGACAGCGGCAATATCGAAGTCCTTGAGGTGAACGGCGCGAGTGCGAAGCTCGCCATCCGCAAGGATCGCCATTCGGACTTCGCGCAGTGGTTTCACTTCCGCGTCAGCGGCGCGGAAGGGCGCGAATTGACGCTGAAGATCACCGGTCTCAACGACAGCGCCTATCCTGCCGGTTGGCCCGGATACGATGCCTGCGTTTCCGAAGACCGCGAATACTGGGCGCGCACGCCCTCGAGCTTCGATAAGGGCGAAGACAACGGCACGCTGACCTTTCGTTATACGCCCGCCAGCGACATGGCATGGTTTGCCTATTTCGCGCCCTATTCGATGGAGCGGCATCACGATCTCGTCGCCGAAGCCGCCGCCAGCGAAGGCGTGCGCTACGAACGGATCGGCGAAACGCTCGACGGGCAGCCGCTCGATTACCTGACCTTCGGCACGGGCCAGACGGTGGTCTGGCTGATCGGACGCCAGCATCCCGGTGAGACGCAAGCCGAATGGTGGATGGAAGGCATGCTCGAGACGATGACCGATCCGGCGGATTCGGTCAGTCGGGCCTTGCGCGAACGCTGCACGTTCCATGTCGTCCCCAATTGCAACCCGGACGGCTCGCGCCGCGGGCATCTGCGGACCAACGCGGCCGGCTCCAACCTCAACCGCGAATGGGAAAGCCCTAGCGCGGAAAAATCGCCCGAAGTCCTCGCTATTCGGAACAAGATGGATGAAACCGGCGTCGATTTCGCGATGGACGTCCATGGCGATGAAGCGATCCCTGCGGTGTTCCTGGCCGGGTTCGAAGG carries:
- the galE gene encoding UDP-glucose 4-epimerase GalE, which encodes MTDPKEIPVLVTGGAGYIGSHAVLALRDAGRKVAVIDNLTTGFRFAVPEDVPFYQGDIQDAELLANIFAEEKIGAVMHFAGSIVVPDSVEDPLGYYHNNTVKSRALIEAAVKAGVRHFIFSSTAATYGVPNVSPVTEDTPKQPINPYGWSKLMTEQMLADTAFAHAINYCTLRYFNVAGADPQARTGQSTAGATHLIKVAVEAALGKRDSVAVFGTDYDTPDGTGVRDYIHVSDLAAAHLHALDALIEQPKRSLTMNCGYGRGFSVLEVLDAVDRVTNKAIERVMSPRRAGDPASLISDPTRIRATVPWQPQYDDLDTIIDHALQWERKLTDLRTEG
- a CDS encoding DUF4136 domain-containing protein, coding for MRLKLLAAFAPLSLAACVTPPGDVEVTRFVAADTGSRLGTGTIFVETAAGTDGQALELAPYKAAVARELAALGYREAARNQANQIAQVSIDRGVLDAGDRRGPVSVGVGGSTGSYGSGVGLGVGVNLGGGRKEEIATRLEVRIRDKANEAVLWEGRALFDVATSSILADSAQNASVMAEALFRSFPGNSGETVLVPVQRSNPDE
- a CDS encoding M14 family metallopeptidase gives rise to the protein MSDIAIDANFDSGNIEVLEVNGASAKLAIRKDRHSDFAQWFHFRVSGAEGRELTLKITGLNDSAYPAGWPGYDACVSEDREYWARTPSSFDKGEDNGTLTFRYTPASDMAWFAYFAPYSMERHHDLVAEAAASEGVRYERIGETLDGQPLDYLTFGTGQTVVWLIGRQHPGETQAEWWMEGMLETMTDPADSVSRALRERCTFHVVPNCNPDGSRRGHLRTNAAGSNLNREWESPSAEKSPEVLAIRNKMDETGVDFAMDVHGDEAIPAVFLAGFEGIPDLTEEHIGGFNRYQAILDRRTPDFQTRLGYPKAAPGQGNMTMCTTQVARRFDATAMTLEMPYKDHDDCAEQEQQWSPERCKQLGKDCMGALLEWLD